One segment of Niabella beijingensis DNA contains the following:
- a CDS encoding sugar kinase — MSKKVVTLGEIMLRLSTPGFERFVQSDSFDVTYGGGEANVAVALSNYGLNGYFVSKVPDNAIGQAAINHLRRYGVNTDFVARGGDRLGIYFLETGASMRASQVIYDRAGAAIADADVNEFDFDKLLEGADWFHTTGITPALSDKAAALTEAALKAAKAKGITTSIDLNYRKKLWSKEKAREVMSELCKYVDVCIGNEEDAETTLGFKAKDTDITKGELNLEGYKDVIRQMKEKFNFKYIASSLRESYSASDNGWSALVSDGTDFYHTKKYNVRIVDRVGSGDSFASGLIYGLITGMSMADAAEFGVAASALKHTIPGDLNHATLSDVQGLMKGDASGRVQR; from the coding sequence ATGTCTAAAAAAGTTGTTACGCTCGGCGAGATCATGCTTCGCTTATCCACACCGGGTTTTGAGCGTTTTGTTCAGTCGGATTCTTTTGATGTTACCTACGGCGGCGGTGAGGCCAATGTAGCAGTGGCGCTTTCCAATTATGGACTCAATGGGTATTTTGTTTCAAAAGTACCGGATAATGCTATAGGGCAGGCGGCCATCAACCACCTGCGCCGTTATGGAGTGAATACCGATTTTGTAGCACGTGGCGGCGACCGGCTGGGGATCTACTTCCTGGAAACCGGCGCATCCATGCGGGCTTCCCAGGTGATTTACGACCGGGCAGGTGCGGCCATTGCCGATGCAGATGTGAATGAGTTTGATTTTGATAAGCTTCTGGAGGGGGCAGATTGGTTCCATACTACAGGGATCACACCTGCGCTGAGCGATAAGGCTGCAGCACTGACGGAGGCTGCGCTCAAAGCAGCAAAGGCAAAAGGAATTACAACAAGTATCGACCTGAACTACCGCAAAAAACTTTGGAGCAAAGAGAAGGCACGTGAAGTGATGAGTGAGCTGTGTAAATATGTAGACGTTTGTATCGGCAATGAGGAAGATGCCGAAACCACACTGGGCTTCAAAGCGAAGGATACCGATATTACAAAAGGAGAACTGAACCTGGAAGGTTACAAAGATGTGATCCGCCAGATGAAAGAGAAATTCAATTTTAAATACATCGCCTCTTCTCTCAGGGAGAGCTACAGCGCCAGTGATAATGGCTGGAGCGCGCTGGTTTCCGATGGAACAGATTTTTATCATACCAAAAAATACAATGTACGCATCGTAGACCGTGTAGGAAGCGGCGATAGTTTTGCCAGTGGTCTGATCTATGGCCTGATTACCGGTATGAGTATGGCGGATGCAGCAGAATTCGGCGTAGCGGCTTCTGCATTAAAACATACCATACCCGGCGATCTGAATCATGCTACACTAAGCGATGTTCAGGGGCTGATGAAAGGAGATGCCAGCGGCCGCGTACAGCGATGA
- a CDS encoding Gfo/Idh/MocA family protein, translating to MNTAKTIQRLLLFVALSMLSVLNAAAQQPVRLAIAGITHGHSDWIYNSKHNADIEIVGIYETNADRIREFRERYKLPETLFYSDLGKMLDEVKPEGVMAFGPVNEHITAVRAGAPRRIPVMVEKPLATTYKDALEIERLAKQYGIKVLTNFETSWYASNQYVRDCYKDGRLGQLRKVIVNDGHEGPWAMNRHFVSWLTDPVKNGGGALTDFGCYGANLMTWLMEGQRPVSVTAVTHQNRPDRYPKVEDEATIILQYPELQCVIQASWSWTFSRKDMEVYGTKGYAIAVDATTVRSRLNAKEPETTQKLARRPPPFEDPFAVFAGVIRGTLKQDPDDLYELPVNVTVVEILDAARTSARSGKTVYLKSGTGLGKTTIK from the coding sequence ATGAATACTGCTAAGACGATACAGCGATTACTGCTTTTTGTTGCATTGAGCATGCTGTCTGTTTTGAATGCTGCGGCACAACAGCCCGTTCGGCTTGCTATAGCGGGGATCACACACGGGCATAGTGACTGGATCTATAACAGCAAGCACAACGCGGATATCGAAATTGTTGGTATTTATGAAACCAATGCAGACCGTATCCGGGAGTTCCGGGAGCGTTATAAACTGCCGGAAACGCTCTTCTATTCCGATCTGGGAAAAATGCTTGATGAAGTAAAGCCGGAAGGCGTAATGGCATTTGGCCCGGTTAACGAGCATATAACGGCAGTACGGGCAGGTGCGCCGCGCCGCATACCTGTAATGGTGGAAAAACCTTTGGCTACCACGTATAAGGATGCCCTGGAAATAGAGCGCCTGGCAAAGCAGTACGGGATAAAAGTATTGACGAATTTTGAGACCTCCTGGTACGCAAGCAATCAGTATGTTAGGGATTGTTATAAAGATGGCCGGCTGGGGCAGCTCCGGAAAGTGATCGTAAATGATGGGCATGAAGGGCCCTGGGCGATGAACCGTCATTTTGTTTCCTGGCTTACCGACCCGGTAAAGAACGGAGGCGGGGCGCTGACGGATTTTGGCTGTTATGGCGCCAATCTCATGACCTGGCTGATGGAAGGACAACGTCCGGTTTCTGTAACGGCAGTGACCCATCAGAACCGGCCGGACCGATATCCGAAAGTAGAAGATGAAGCAACCATTATCCTGCAATACCCGGAACTGCAGTGTGTGATCCAGGCTTCCTGGAGCTGGACCTTCAGCCGTAAGGATATGGAAGTTTACGGAACAAAGGGATATGCCATAGCGGTAGATGCTACAACGGTCAGGAGCCGCCTGAATGCAAAAGAGCCGGAAACCACGCAAAAACTGGCGCGCCGGCCGCCGCCGTTTGAAGATCCTTTTGCGGTTTTTGCAGGTGTGATAAGGGGAACCCTGAAACAGGACCCCGATGATCTGTATGAACTGCCGGTAAATGTTACGGTAGTGGAGATCCTGGATGCCGCCCGCACTTCAGCCAGAAGCGGAAAGACGGTCTATCTGAAATCGGGCACCGGCCTGGGAAAAACAACGATTAAATAA
- a CDS encoding YhcH/YjgK/YiaL family protein, protein MVIDTIQNAAKYETLHSLFKKAFDYIRQTDLEQAVAGTYIVEADAVKAIVSEAPGKTQEASLEKFECHNQFIDIQYVISGVERIGWKPRQNCHTPNGDYNPEKDVQFYKDAPDLFFTLNSGQFVVFFPEDVHAPMIGDAVIKKLVIKIKA, encoded by the coding sequence ATGGTTATTGATACGATTCAGAATGCCGCAAAATATGAAACGCTGCATTCATTATTTAAAAAAGCATTTGATTATATACGCCAGACGGATCTGGAACAGGCAGTCGCCGGTACTTATATCGTGGAGGCGGACGCAGTGAAGGCGATCGTTTCTGAAGCACCCGGAAAAACACAGGAGGCATCGCTGGAAAAGTTTGAATGCCACAATCAGTTTATCGATATTCAGTATGTGATCAGCGGTGTGGAACGGATCGGCTGGAAGCCGCGTCAAAACTGCCATACGCCGAATGGTGACTACAATCCTGAGAAAGATGTGCAATTCTATAAGGACGCACCGGATCTGTTTTTTACATTGAATTCCGGGCAGTTTGTTGTCTTTTTTCCTGAGGATGTGCATGCACCGATGATCGGAGATGCGGTGATTAAAAAATTAGTAATAAAAATAAAAGCATAA